A single genomic interval of Cellvibrio sp. PSBB023 harbors:
- a CDS encoding SurA N-terminal domain-containing protein produces the protein MLQNLRDNSRGVISFILIGFLVIIFALTGVEALFNWDTSANQAAKVNGETITEMDVNRAIGMQKQQMLNAYGDQIPAQFLSDEYLRKPAIDNLVQRLILSQAAKEAGMAVGETYLAQQIATAPQFKNEAGVFDNNVYQALLRNLGYTHSTYTKILSDELLINQLQAGVAESAFSTPAQLDDIVALSFQSRDIQYVILPSAKVRDSIELQDSEVQSYYDANQPMFVSEEQIAVDYISLSVQDLMANVSISEEQLRAQYEQNSAAFVAAPERQAAHILIEGNDADKIKQVSEKLASGVEFAAVASEFSDDSGSKDQGGDLGFTSGDAFPQEFETALASLKVGEVSGPVKTDAGTHFIKLLAEKNSTPPSFEEQKAAIEEQLKRAEAEVNFVAQLEKLRDLSYNAENLAEVAKELGLKVENSGLYERSKGKGLLASPKVTEAAFSDEVLREGNSSEVIEIDSSNVLVLKMTEHKPSQVKPLAEVKEQIVNTLKDQKARVLLSEQSNKFIADLNAGSTLADLSVAAGLESKEFKEATRNTADADGDVLRHAFSMSKPAAGKPSVGNVMTSGGDMAIVVVQSVSPGSFEKVTPEQKTTISAQLASIYGRNDFSGFQKFLKDSADIVQK, from the coding sequence ATGTTACAGAACCTCAGAGATAATTCCCGAGGAGTAATCTCTTTCATCTTAATCGGATTTCTGGTGATCATTTTTGCCCTTACCGGTGTTGAAGCACTTTTCAACTGGGATACTTCCGCCAATCAAGCAGCGAAAGTGAATGGTGAAACGATTACGGAAATGGATGTAAATCGTGCAATTGGCATGCAAAAGCAGCAGATGCTGAATGCCTATGGCGATCAAATTCCGGCTCAATTTTTAAGTGATGAATATCTGCGCAAGCCAGCAATAGATAATTTGGTTCAGCGTTTGATTTTATCGCAAGCAGCGAAAGAGGCTGGCATGGCGGTAGGTGAAACCTACTTGGCTCAACAGATTGCCACTGCGCCACAATTTAAAAATGAAGCCGGTGTTTTTGACAATAATGTCTATCAAGCGCTATTGCGTAATTTGGGTTATACCCATAGCACCTATACAAAAATTCTTTCTGACGAGTTGTTGATTAATCAATTACAAGCCGGTGTTGCTGAGAGTGCATTTTCTACACCAGCGCAGCTTGATGATATCGTTGCTCTTAGTTTCCAATCCCGTGATATTCAGTATGTGATTTTGCCATCGGCAAAAGTGCGCGACTCAATTGAGCTGCAAGATTCAGAGGTTCAATCTTACTACGATGCTAATCAGCCAATGTTTGTAAGCGAAGAGCAAATTGCTGTCGATTACATCAGTTTGAGTGTTCAGGATTTGATGGCAAATGTGTCTATTTCTGAAGAGCAACTTCGCGCTCAGTATGAGCAAAACTCAGCCGCTTTTGTTGCTGCGCCTGAGCGTCAAGCAGCACACATTCTGATTGAAGGGAATGATGCAGATAAGATTAAGCAAGTTAGCGAAAAGCTGGCCTCAGGTGTTGAGTTTGCCGCTGTCGCCAGTGAGTTTTCAGATGATTCTGGTAGTAAAGATCAAGGCGGTGATTTGGGCTTTACCTCAGGTGATGCCTTCCCCCAAGAATTTGAAACAGCACTTGCTTCTCTTAAAGTGGGCGAGGTATCTGGACCTGTTAAAACAGATGCTGGTACTCACTTTATCAAGTTATTAGCGGAAAAGAATTCAACTCCACCATCATTTGAAGAGCAGAAAGCGGCCATTGAAGAGCAATTAAAGCGTGCTGAAGCCGAAGTCAATTTTGTTGCCCAACTTGAGAAGCTGCGTGACCTCTCTTATAACGCTGAAAATCTGGCTGAGGTTGCCAAGGAGTTAGGCCTTAAAGTAGAAAACTCTGGTTTGTATGAGCGCAGTAAAGGAAAGGGCCTACTTGCCAGTCCTAAAGTAACAGAGGCGGCTTTCTCTGATGAAGTATTGCGTGAAGGTAATAGTAGTGAAGTGATCGAAATAGATTCAAGCAATGTGCTGGTACTTAAAATGACCGAGCACAAGCCAAGTCAAGTTAAGCCGTTGGCTGAAGTGAAAGAGCAAATTGTGAATACACTGAAAGACCAAAAAGCGCGCGTCTTACTGAGTGAGCAATCCAATAAATTTATTGCGGATCTGAATGCAGGTTCTACTTTGGCTGATTTGAGTGTTGCTGCAGGTTTGGAAAGCAAAGAGTTTAAAGAGGCAACACGTAATACTGCTGACGCGGATGGTGATGTCTTGCGTCATGCTTTCTCAATGTCCAAGCCAGCCGCTGGTAAGCCATCTGTTGGAAATGTTATGACCTCTGGCGGTGATATGGCGATTGTGGTTGTACAGTCAGTCAGTCCTGGTTCATTCGAGAAAGTGACGCCAGAGCAAAAGACAACCATTAGCGCGCAGTTGGCTTCTATTTATGGACGCAATGATTTCTCTGGATTTCAGAAATTCTTAAAAGATTCAGCTGATATTGTTCAGAAATAA
- a CDS encoding glycosyl hydrolase 53 family protein: MKLTKNVLSACVGAVLALSTVSGLAAPVKGADVSWMSEIEANGISFYNRSGVKKDILAIMKEQGMTAVRLRVWVNPADGWYNSTQDVVAKAKRAKAAGMKVMIDFHYSDSWADPGKQTKPAAWNGYSFQQLMDAVWNSTRFTLQAVKDAGVTVDWVQVGNETNNGMLWNEGKASVNMKNYAWLTNTGYNAAKSIYSNAKVVVHLANCHDNANFRWIFDGLKANGAKFDVIGASSYPTNATGYTWQSANSACLNNLNDMVARYAVPVMVSEIGVPWDHAQAQTIVKDMITKVGQVNGGKGEAIFYWEPQARPGWKGYTLGAMDNNGKATAVWDAFK; this comes from the coding sequence ATGAAACTCACTAAAAATGTTCTTTCTGCGTGTGTTGGAGCCGTATTGGCTCTGTCTACTGTTTCCGGATTGGCTGCGCCAGTTAAAGGAGCGGATGTTAGTTGGATGTCAGAGATCGAGGCTAATGGCATCAGCTTTTATAATCGCAGTGGGGTCAAGAAAGATATCCTGGCGATTATGAAAGAGCAGGGAATGACTGCGGTACGTTTGCGTGTATGGGTTAATCCTGCTGATGGTTGGTATAACTCGACGCAAGATGTTGTTGCAAAGGCCAAGCGCGCAAAGGCAGCGGGAATGAAAGTCATGATTGATTTTCACTACAGCGATAGCTGGGCCGATCCGGGCAAGCAAACAAAGCCTGCCGCCTGGAATGGCTATAGTTTTCAGCAGTTGATGGATGCTGTATGGAACTCTACACGTTTCACTTTGCAGGCTGTTAAAGATGCCGGTGTGACGGTTGATTGGGTTCAGGTTGGTAACGAGACCAATAACGGGATGTTATGGAATGAGGGTAAGGCCTCCGTCAATATGAAAAATTATGCCTGGTTGACAAACACCGGGTATAACGCAGCAAAAAGTATTTATTCAAATGCAAAGGTCGTTGTGCATTTAGCAAATTGTCACGATAACGCTAACTTCCGTTGGATTTTTGATGGGCTCAAGGCGAATGGTGCAAAGTTTGATGTGATTGGTGCGTCTTCGTACCCGACGAATGCGACAGGCTATACTTGGCAGTCGGCGAATAGCGCTTGTTTAAACAACTTGAATGATATGGTTGCGCGCTATGCAGTCCCGGTAATGGTTTCAGAGATTGGAGTGCCTTGGGATCACGCACAAGCGCAAACTATTGTGAAAGATATGATTACCAAAGTTGGGCAGGTGAATGGCGGCAAAGGTGAGGCCATTTTCTACTGGGAGCCTCAAGCACGCCCTGGCTGGAAAGGTTACACCTTGGGTGCAATGGATAATAATGGAAAAGCAACCGCTGTATGGGATGCGTTTAAATAG
- a CDS encoding glycoside hydrolase family 2: MNQQLSHLGALVLCCLLAACSPNPTPNTNLVSDALFDQGWQFFRSEKALDLTAAQQQTEWENVSIPHTPKIEPLVVNAQFQGDAWYKKTITTEPAWKGKHIRLKFESAMNVADVWLNGKKLTTHVGGYLPFSVDLTQQLNWDAPNELMVRLDNRDNPVTGPKPLHDLDFNTYGGIYRHIYLQIDNDLHISDAVAAGKAASGGIFVRYPQVNATQATLNVQTHLVNKNAANKVFRVVQQLMDGDKSVAEHTSESQTINGNSDAENTIEFTLNNPRLWSPKAPNLYNLVTRVYEGDALVDEHTTRIGIREFKWAEGQLHINGEKTFLRGVNRHQEYPYIGYATSDAADYRDAVKIKSAGFDYVRLSHYPHSPAFMAAADELGLVLLDAILGWQYFSEDTAFQAQIQQTCRDLIRRDRNHASVMAWECSLNESWMTEPFIDSLTTIIQQEYPGALSAGWQEYGYDIYLQARQHRLEHYKTPTKAYVVSEYGDWEYYAMNAGLNQSAWANLLQADRSSRQLLSDGEKRLLQQAANIQEAHNDNFNTPAFADGYWVMFDYNRGYAPDLESSGIMSIDRLPKYSYYFYQSQRDPDEVSDKFASGPMVFIASEWSENSALNIRVFSNAEEVALYVNGKMIAKQTPDQNNNTTNLKHPPFTFVVDKFEAGELKAVAYRSGNIVAEHTVVTPGEAHSLALSIDTSGKEPQPGVKDAIFVYAQLQDNKGNPLYSNNIPVKFSVSGPATLISPVEVNTAAGIASALVEIGDSLDGINITAESSNLNAAAISIK, from the coding sequence ATGAATCAACAATTATCACACCTTGGCGCACTGGTGCTGTGCTGTTTACTAGCCGCCTGCTCACCAAACCCAACGCCCAACACAAACCTTGTGAGCGATGCACTCTTTGATCAGGGCTGGCAATTTTTTCGCAGTGAAAAAGCGCTTGATCTCACAGCAGCACAACAACAAACCGAGTGGGAAAATGTCAGTATTCCACACACACCTAAAATTGAACCACTGGTAGTCAATGCTCAATTCCAGGGCGACGCATGGTACAAAAAAACCATTACTACCGAACCCGCCTGGAAAGGAAAGCATATCCGTTTGAAATTTGAGTCAGCCATGAATGTTGCGGATGTGTGGTTGAATGGTAAAAAGCTAACAACCCATGTTGGCGGTTACCTACCATTTTCAGTGGATTTAACCCAACAATTAAATTGGGATGCACCTAACGAATTAATGGTTCGGCTGGACAACCGAGATAACCCGGTAACAGGCCCAAAACCGTTACACGATTTGGATTTCAATACTTATGGCGGTATTTATCGCCACATCTATTTACAAATCGATAATGACTTGCACATCAGCGATGCTGTTGCCGCTGGAAAGGCGGCAAGCGGCGGCATTTTCGTTCGCTACCCGCAGGTTAATGCGACGCAAGCAACCCTGAACGTACAAACCCACTTGGTTAATAAAAACGCCGCTAACAAAGTATTTCGTGTAGTGCAACAACTCATGGATGGAGACAAATCTGTTGCCGAACATACCAGCGAATCACAAACCATTAATGGCAATAGTGATGCAGAAAACACCATTGAATTCACTCTTAACAACCCACGACTTTGGTCGCCTAAAGCCCCCAATTTATACAACCTTGTAACACGTGTTTATGAAGGCGATGCACTCGTTGATGAACACACTACACGCATTGGTATTCGGGAGTTCAAATGGGCTGAGGGACAACTTCATATCAATGGCGAGAAAACATTTTTACGCGGCGTAAATCGTCATCAAGAATATCCCTACATAGGCTATGCAACCTCCGATGCAGCGGATTATCGCGATGCCGTAAAAATAAAATCGGCAGGTTTTGATTATGTACGACTCTCACACTACCCTCACTCACCTGCCTTTATGGCCGCGGCTGATGAATTGGGCCTGGTGTTGCTCGATGCCATTTTGGGTTGGCAATATTTTTCTGAAGACACCGCATTTCAAGCACAAATCCAGCAAACGTGTCGCGATCTGATTCGTCGCGATCGCAATCATGCGTCAGTGATGGCGTGGGAGTGCTCACTGAACGAATCCTGGATGACAGAGCCTTTTATCGACTCACTCACCACGATTATCCAACAAGAATACCCCGGCGCCTTATCGGCGGGCTGGCAAGAATATGGTTACGATATTTACCTGCAAGCACGCCAACACCGCTTGGAGCATTACAAAACTCCAACCAAGGCTTACGTCGTCAGTGAATATGGTGACTGGGAATATTACGCGATGAATGCCGGCTTAAATCAAAGTGCATGGGCAAACTTGCTACAAGCTGATCGCTCCAGCCGTCAATTATTGAGCGATGGTGAAAAGCGCTTGTTGCAGCAAGCTGCAAATATTCAGGAAGCCCACAATGATAATTTTAATACACCTGCATTTGCGGACGGCTATTGGGTCATGTTTGATTACAATCGCGGCTACGCGCCCGATCTGGAAAGCTCGGGAATTATGAGCATTGATCGCCTTCCCAAATACAGTTATTACTTTTATCAAAGCCAACGCGACCCGGATGAGGTCTCAGATAAATTCGCCTCTGGCCCCATGGTATTTATTGCAAGCGAGTGGTCAGAAAATTCTGCATTAAATATTCGTGTCTTTAGCAACGCCGAAGAAGTGGCACTTTACGTGAACGGTAAAATGATTGCCAAACAAACGCCCGACCAAAACAACAATACAACCAATTTAAAACACCCACCATTTACATTTGTAGTAGATAAGTTTGAAGCCGGCGAACTCAAAGCAGTTGCATATCGCAGCGGGAATATTGTTGCCGAACATACTGTAGTGACGCCAGGCGAAGCACACTCACTGGCATTATCAATAGATACCAGCGGAAAAGAGCCGCAACCAGGGGTAAAAGACGCCATCTTTGTCTATGCACAACTGCAAGACAACAAAGGCAACCCTTTATACAGCAACAATATTCCGGTGAAATTTTCAGTTAGCGGCCCGGCAACACTCATTAGCCCCGTAGAAGTAAATACCGCCGCTGGTATCGCCAGTGCGCTGGTAGAAATTGGGGATTCATTGGATGGAATAAACATCACAGCAGAATCGAGCAATCTCAACGCTGCCGCGATAAGCATTAAATAA
- a CDS encoding arabinogalactan endo-1,4-beta-galactosidase, producing the protein MAILLCLLNHMVLAADASTPFYLGADLSYVNEMEDCGAKYYDKSKRQDPFVLFANKGANLIRVRLWHNPDWTRYSNLADATKTLQRAKASGMKTLLDFHYSDTWTDPEKQFIPKAWAHISDTGELAQTLYDYTTQTLATLDEHNALPDLVQVGNETNIEILQHEDKLVKGIPDWSRNATLLNSGIKAVRDYSKKSNKPIQIVLHIAQPENALWWFKQATENGVLDYDIIGLSYYPQWSTYQLPQLPNAIKTLRQNYQKDVLIVETAYPYTLNNFDKAANVLGKTAIQRNFPATPKGQASYLLTLRNLVKTSGGLGVVYWEPAWVSTKCKTLWGTGSHWENATFFDAGNGNKALPAFLFFSNKNDN; encoded by the coding sequence ATGGCAATACTACTTTGCCTGCTTAATCACATGGTGTTAGCCGCCGATGCCAGCACACCCTTTTACCTGGGCGCAGACTTGTCTTACGTTAATGAGATGGAGGACTGCGGCGCAAAATATTACGACAAAAGTAAACGTCAGGATCCGTTCGTACTTTTCGCCAATAAAGGAGCCAATCTGATTCGCGTGCGCCTATGGCATAACCCGGACTGGACACGTTATTCCAATCTGGCAGATGCCACCAAAACCCTGCAACGCGCAAAAGCCAGCGGCATGAAAACCCTGTTGGATTTTCATTACTCGGATACCTGGACCGACCCCGAAAAACAATTTATTCCCAAAGCCTGGGCACACATTAGCGACACAGGTGAACTGGCGCAAACACTATACGACTACACAACACAAACCCTTGCAACACTTGACGAACACAATGCCCTGCCCGACCTGGTTCAAGTTGGCAACGAAACCAATATCGAAATATTGCAACATGAAGACAAGCTGGTAAAAGGCATTCCTGATTGGTCGCGTAACGCCACCCTATTGAATAGCGGCATAAAAGCCGTGCGCGATTACAGTAAAAAATCCAATAAGCCCATCCAGATAGTGCTGCATATCGCCCAACCGGAAAACGCACTCTGGTGGTTTAAGCAAGCCACTGAAAACGGTGTACTTGACTATGACATTATTGGCCTCTCTTATTATCCACAGTGGTCTACTTATCAATTACCGCAACTACCAAATGCGATAAAAACCTTAAGGCAAAATTATCAAAAAGATGTTCTTATTGTCGAAACAGCCTACCCCTACACCTTAAATAATTTCGACAAAGCAGCCAATGTACTTGGCAAAACCGCTATACAACGCAATTTTCCAGCAACACCCAAGGGGCAAGCGAGCTACCTATTAACACTGCGCAACCTGGTAAAAACATCAGGCGGTTTGGGCGTTGTGTATTGGGAACCGGCATGGGTGAGCACTAAATGTAAAACCCTGTGGGGAACAGGCTCACACTGGGAAAACGCAACATTTTTTGATGCAGGCAATGGCAATAAAGCGTTGCCCGCGTTCTTATTTTTCTCCAACAAAAACGACAACTAA
- a CDS encoding flagella synthesis protein FlgN, giving the protein MSLDITLLRQMLAQDSAAIQQLKQLLIDEREQLAQRKQDQLAIIAEQKTTLVNQLGHNSKQRQKVLNALNLPANAEGWDLFLQRNTATLPLREDWQRLIGEFEECQELNDINGKMIARSQQTLNHLLNLLRGKVATASLYTAQGLKTEQTSSFTVAKA; this is encoded by the coding sequence ATGTCTCTTGATATCACACTACTGCGCCAAATGCTTGCGCAGGACTCCGCTGCAATTCAACAATTAAAGCAACTGTTAATTGATGAGCGCGAACAACTGGCACAACGCAAGCAGGATCAACTGGCCATTATCGCCGAGCAAAAAACTACCCTCGTAAACCAGCTCGGCCATAACAGCAAACAGCGCCAGAAAGTGCTCAATGCGCTGAACCTGCCCGCCAATGCAGAAGGATGGGATCTTTTTCTCCAACGCAATACGGCCACTTTGCCACTGCGCGAAGACTGGCAGCGCCTGATTGGCGAGTTTGAAGAATGCCAGGAACTGAATGACATTAATGGCAAAATGATTGCCCGCTCCCAACAAACCCTGAATCACCTGCTCAACCTCTTACGCGGCAAAGTTGCAACAGCCTCACTCTATACCGCACAAGGTCTCAAAACCGAGCAAACCTCCTCCTTCACTGTCGCGAAGGCTTAA
- the flgM gene encoding flagellar biosynthesis anti-sigma factor FlgM gives MILNTNNSLDSVNAKGARSKPAAPATADAKTTETKSSPPAAQTASDQVVLSQEAQTLGRLQSKINSAPDVNLEKVAEIRRAIAEGRFEINPERIAENMLKQNDLLG, from the coding sequence ATGATTCTTAACACCAACAACTCGCTTGACTCGGTCAATGCCAAGGGCGCTCGTAGCAAACCTGCTGCACCTGCCACGGCAGATGCCAAAACTACCGAGACAAAATCATCGCCACCGGCCGCCCAAACGGCAAGCGACCAGGTTGTATTGAGCCAGGAGGCGCAAACACTCGGCAGGCTACAAAGCAAGATCAATAGCGCACCAGATGTAAACCTTGAAAAGGTTGCAGAAATTCGTCGCGCTATTGCAGAAGGACGCTTTGAAATAAACCCGGAACGTATCGCAGAGAATATGCTCAAGCAAAACGATCTGCTCGGCTAA
- the flgA gene encoding flagellar basal body P-ring formation chaperone FlgA: protein MELPSFCSNFLRKFLPSIPANRALAQKRTHNSAAGVKYLAGALFIALPSMTANAQIYSPLALKQDVANFLATHYAQEPHERLDIKVGNLDSRLRLEACAEPLHFNLQDSTGLGGSISVQTRCPTPQGWAVHVPAQVMIYRQIPVAARTIARGEHINDSHLANTLTNVSSIRQGYALDREQILGKEAKRNIGQGEAFKTSSLDAPTAIKRGEIVTLQAQAGAIKVVSSGVALADGRLGQKIRVRNSSSDRIVTGVVLNQGLVQTL, encoded by the coding sequence ATGGAACTTCCTAGTTTTTGCAGCAATTTCTTACGGAAATTTTTACCGAGCATCCCCGCCAACAGGGCGCTCGCGCAAAAACGCACCCACAATTCAGCCGCAGGGGTTAAATATCTGGCTGGCGCCCTTTTCATCGCGTTACCCAGCATGACCGCTAACGCACAAATCTACTCGCCTCTGGCACTGAAACAAGATGTTGCCAATTTTTTGGCGACGCATTATGCCCAAGAGCCCCATGAACGACTGGACATTAAGGTTGGCAACCTTGATAGCCGCCTGCGGCTTGAGGCCTGTGCGGAACCGCTGCATTTCAACCTGCAAGACTCAACAGGCCTTGGCGGTAGCATTAGCGTCCAAACACGCTGCCCAACACCGCAAGGCTGGGCAGTCCATGTCCCTGCACAGGTCATGATTTACCGGCAAATCCCCGTTGCAGCACGCACTATTGCACGCGGTGAACATATAAATGATAGCCATCTAGCCAACACCCTGACCAATGTCAGCAGCATCAGGCAAGGCTATGCCTTGGACAGGGAGCAAATACTCGGTAAAGAGGCAAAGCGAAATATAGGGCAAGGCGAGGCATTCAAAACCAGCTCATTGGACGCCCCCACCGCGATCAAGCGCGGCGAGATAGTCACATTACAAGCACAGGCTGGCGCTATCAAAGTGGTCAGCTCAGGCGTTGCATTGGCAGATGGTCGGCTTGGCCAGAAAATCAGGGTGCGCAATAGCTCATCAGATCGCATTGTCACGGGAGTCGTTTTAAATCAAGGGCTTGTACAAACCTTATAG
- a CDS encoding chemotaxis protein CheV: MAGVMDSVNQRTQLVGQNRLELLLFRLGGQQLYGINVFKVKEVLQCPQLNAIPGRSSVVRGVAHIRGGTLPIMDMNLAIGRRELPDIESCFVIITEYNRTAQGFLVRSVERIVNMNWGDIHPPPKGAGKEHYLTAVTQVDGQLVEIIDVEKILAEVSPAREEVSAGVIEDGIADRVVQKHVLIIDDSTIARKQIQRVIEGMGIKTTLKKDGAEGFNYLLDLIKAGKDPYAELIMIICDIEMPEMDGYTFTAEVRNHPQLKNLHIILHTSLSGVFNEAMVRKVGADDFLAKFHPDELAKRVNDRVLSMTGESLLPPEEV, translated from the coding sequence ATGGCTGGGGTAATGGATAGTGTCAATCAGCGCACACAACTGGTTGGCCAAAATCGTCTTGAACTATTGCTGTTTCGCCTGGGTGGTCAACAGTTGTACGGCATTAATGTGTTCAAGGTGAAAGAAGTGCTTCAGTGTCCACAGTTGAATGCAATTCCTGGCCGCAGCTCGGTTGTTCGTGGTGTTGCACATATCCGTGGTGGCACCTTACCGATTATGGACATGAATCTGGCCATAGGGCGCCGTGAATTGCCCGATATAGAAAGCTGTTTTGTTATCATTACCGAATACAATCGCACGGCCCAGGGTTTTCTGGTTCGCTCTGTGGAGCGCATCGTCAATATGAACTGGGGGGATATACATCCACCGCCTAAAGGTGCAGGTAAAGAGCATTACCTGACGGCAGTCACCCAGGTGGATGGGCAGTTGGTTGAAATTATCGATGTGGAAAAAATTCTGGCTGAGGTATCGCCTGCGCGCGAAGAGGTGAGTGCCGGCGTGATTGAGGACGGTATTGCTGATCGCGTAGTGCAGAAGCATGTCCTGATCATTGATGACTCAACCATCGCTCGCAAGCAGATACAGCGTGTTATTGAAGGGATGGGCATCAAAACCACCCTGAAAAAAGACGGGGCAGAGGGCTTTAATTATCTGCTGGATCTGATTAAAGCCGGTAAAGATCCCTACGCTGAACTGATTATGATCATTTGCGATATTGAAATGCCCGAGATGGATGGGTACACCTTTACCGCAGAAGTGCGGAATCATCCGCAGTTGAAAAATCTCCACATTATTTTACATACCTCACTGAGTGGTGTGTTCAATGAAGCGATGGTGCGCAAGGTGGGAGCAGATGATTTCCTTGCTAAATTCCATCCTGATGAGTTGGCAAAACGGGTAAATGATCGGGTGTTGTCGATGACGGGCGAAAGTTTGTTGCCGCCTGAAGAGGTGTGA
- a CDS encoding protein-glutamate O-methyltransferase CheR, with protein MSNKPTPFSKPLGGDNLNQADFDQFRQFLEEACGISLGDNKQYLVTNRIRRILEENNIASFGELVKSLKQGFNRKLKDQVIDSMTTNETFWFRDNYPYDHLKNVLLPQLMAGNNRMFGPVRIWSAACSSGQEPYSISMMVEEYKRQNMGNLARPVQVVATDLSSTVLDQARSGEYDKLSVMRGLSSERLERYFDNPTPVLWKVKPFVKERIDFRSLNLMDSYAALGKFDIVFCRNVLIYFNADLKRQILQKIHASLKPQGILFLGSSEGLAGVADLFDMVRCEPGILYKAI; from the coding sequence ATGAGTAATAAGCCAACCCCTTTTTCCAAGCCGCTCGGTGGCGATAACCTCAACCAAGCTGACTTTGACCAATTTCGCCAGTTTCTTGAGGAGGCTTGCGGTATTTCGTTGGGAGATAACAAGCAATACCTGGTGACCAACCGCATCAGGCGTATCCTGGAAGAGAACAATATCGCGTCCTTTGGTGAATTGGTTAAAAGCCTGAAGCAGGGTTTTAACCGCAAGTTAAAGGATCAGGTTATCGATTCCATGACGACCAATGAAACGTTTTGGTTTCGTGATAACTATCCTTATGATCATTTAAAAAATGTGCTCCTGCCCCAGTTGATGGCCGGTAATAACCGCATGTTTGGTCCGGTGCGAATTTGGTCTGCGGCTTGTTCTTCCGGTCAGGAACCATATTCCATTAGCATGATGGTTGAAGAGTACAAGCGTCAAAATATGGGGAATTTGGCGCGCCCTGTACAGGTTGTCGCGACCGATTTGTCCTCCACTGTGTTGGATCAAGCGCGTAGCGGGGAATATGACAAGCTGTCGGTGATGAGAGGTCTGTCGTCTGAACGCCTTGAGCGATACTTCGATAATCCGACACCGGTGCTGTGGAAGGTAAAGCCTTTTGTTAAAGAGCGTATCGATTTTCGTTCGCTTAACTTGATGGATTCCTATGCGGCTTTGGGTAAGTTTGACATAGTGTTTTGTCGCAATGTGTTGATTTATTTTAATGCGGATCTCAAGCGTCAGATTCTGCAAAAAATCCATGCATCCTTGAAGCCGCAGGGCATATTGTTCCTCGGGTCATCGGAAGGGCTTGCGGGAGTCGCAGACTTGTTTGATATGGTTCGCTGCGAGCCTGGCATTCTCTATAAGGCGATTTAA
- the flgB gene encoding flagellar basal body rod protein FlgB has product MSISFDKALGIHESALRFRSERAAVLANNLANVDTPNFKAKDIDFKQALNQKMTANNGFHLSTTQSAHIDGSAFATNEADTLYRTPQQPSIDGNTVEDQIEHAEYMKNALAFQSSFQFLNSKFTGLRSAIRGE; this is encoded by the coding sequence ATGTCCATCTCTTTCGATAAAGCACTCGGCATTCATGAGTCTGCACTGCGGTTTCGCTCAGAGCGTGCGGCTGTGCTAGCGAATAACCTCGCCAACGTTGATACCCCTAACTTCAAAGCCAAGGATATCGACTTCAAGCAAGCGCTTAATCAGAAAATGACAGCAAATAACGGATTTCATTTGTCCACCACCCAGTCGGCCCATATCGACGGCAGTGCATTTGCCACCAATGAGGCGGACACCTTGTACCGCACGCCGCAACAACCATCTATTGATGGCAATACGGTTGAAGATCAAATCGAACACGCGGAATACATGAAAAATGCGCTGGCCTTTCAATCCAGTTTTCAGTTTTTAAATAGTAAGTTCACTGGTTTACGCAGCGCGATTCGCGGCGAATAA
- the flgC gene encoding flagellar basal body rod protein FlgC, whose amino-acid sequence MALGNIFDIAGTGMNAQSLRLNTTASNLANAQSASSSVNEVYRSRQPVFAAIQQEAMRASVTEGAYSDNEVDAAAGVQVLGIVESDAPLQRRYEPGHPKADAEGYVFYPNVNPVEEMANMIAASRSFQMNVEVMNSAKQMVQRVLTLGQ is encoded by the coding sequence ATGGCACTTGGAAATATTTTTGATATCGCAGGCACAGGGATGAACGCACAAAGTTTGCGTTTGAATACCACCGCCAGCAACCTGGCAAATGCGCAGTCGGCCAGTTCCAGTGTTAACGAAGTGTATCGCAGCCGCCAGCCAGTATTTGCTGCTATCCAACAAGAAGCGATGCGTGCCAGTGTCACCGAAGGTGCATATAGCGATAACGAAGTGGATGCCGCTGCTGGTGTTCAGGTATTGGGAATTGTAGAAAGTGATGCGCCTTTACAGCGTCGTTATGAGCCAGGTCACCCCAAGGCCGATGCGGAAGGTTATGTGTTTTATCCTAACGTCAATCCGGTTGAAGAAATGGCGAACATGATTGCTGCATCTCGCTCATTTCAAATGAATGTTGAAGTCATGAATTCAGCAAAACAAATGGTTCAGCGTGTGCTGACGCTTGGTCAGTAA